In the genome of Primulina tabacum isolate GXHZ01 chromosome 13, ASM2559414v2, whole genome shotgun sequence, the window ATGTTCTTTGAATCAGGTGATCCTCCACCATCAGTTTTACAAATATGTACCAGCCCATCAACAGGAGACTGTGAAACATCCTTTTCGTCCGCTCTATCATTGGCAGATTGAGCTTGTAATTCCTCTTGAAGATCACCATTTGGTAATGAGCATTGACTTAAGTCAGATGTATCAGCAGACTTCGTGGGTTGCAGCGAATCAACCGAATTAGAACTTCCCCTGCACTCAGCCCGCTCATGTATACTGTTAAACCCAATAGATGTGGTTTCTTTCAAGTCGGACTCATCCAGAGTTGGTTTTATTTCAGGAGGTTCAGACGTCACCATGTCAGTTAAATCCTTGTGTTCCTCGAGCATGATATCATCATCGGCTCTCACGTTTACAGCCTCATGCCCCTCAATATTGGGGGATGTGGAAGCAATTGAACTGGTTGAATAATCATGGTCTATTCTTTTGTCCTCAAATGCAAACCAATTGGAGTTTGTGAAAATAGATCCACTATAAAGACAGCAAAAGTCAAGCCATAAACACAAGATTATAAAAAGCTAAAAGGGACTTCATGCCATTCGAGAACATGGAATAAAATAACAGGCCACAAGACGAGAATTCACATAAAAGACAATTGTGTTTATGCAATCAATCCTTCTGCCAGCTCTGATGCTGATTGTAGCAATATATCATGATTGCTGTTGCTATGCCATATTTCATAAATTACACCTAAAAAAATATTCTGTATCCAAGAAATCTCAATTAAGTTAAATTTCTTTTTATATTGAAGAATACTGCACATGGTTAAACAATTTTATGTTTACAACATAGAATTTGTCACAAATAAAATTCATCTACCACAAGATAGCATACCCATTGACACTATTTTTTGTGGGGCTGCATCAACCACGAGATAGCATACCCATTGACACTATTTTTTGTGAGGCTGGAAGcaatccaaaaaaaaatttaactagCACCAAGCAACAAAAAGAGTGTATTTTCATCATTTCACAGGTATAAATGATGTTAACACAAATCAAGTTTATTCATTTACCTTTCCCGGTCATTCCCCAAACGAAGTGAAGAAATGACAACTTCAGCAGATTCGTCGTCAAAGTACACATCCTGCAAATGTTAAAATTAGCAACTTCATCAGTAAAATGCACAATGTTGTTGACAGCCATAAACTGCATAAACATATGCGTTTACAGGGTGTGCACATGATGATGAAGAAACACGGATCTAATAGTTTACTCAAATGAACTTTCAAATAGTGTATAGCTGTTAGTTGCAATGAATACAGCTTGCATTTGTACACATGAGAATGCATAAACATGCACATAGCATTCTCAATCAGAGAAAGAAAACATGATTAGCTAGGACCAAATATTTTTCCATCCGCCCACCCATCCAGCCCCATCATGTTCAACAACAAAGTATGCGACCATGACAAACAAATATTAGAAAATGCACGCCTATAAAGACCGCCTTAGAAAAAGGCAGGGCGGTCGAGGGCCGCCTACCGCCTAGGCGACCGCCATTTAGAACACTATTGGCAGCATATCACAAAATGAACTTGATATCAATATCtagtcataaaaataaaaaatcttcaATTGATTGTGATCTCATTTCTTTGCAGTCCATACCTCATCATCCCGTTCAAATGATCCATGAGCCTGCATGAAGGACGACATTGGTTCAACATTTAGAAATAAATGAACAGTAATATACCCAACCATGTTCTGTCGTCAAGGAGACAGGACTACAAGCAACTGATTATCattagcattttaaaattgtGCAAGCATTGAAAATTTTGCAAATCCTTTCGTGTCAGAATAATTAAAAGGGGCTTTCCCCTTGGAAGTAATAGTTTAACTTTGGTTGGTGAATGGCAGCTGCTGCGCAACTCTTTGAATTACACTGCTTTCAAGTCATGTCAGATttaatacaatcaaaattttTGTCATAAAAATCATTGCCAAATCCGGAATCATGGACCTTGAAGGAACTAATCACAGCCAAACCAGCATTTTTAAATGATCCATTCCAAAAAGTGTTTTTAAGACTAAAAACCCTAGTACATCCGTGGCATGTCCCTTCCACACCAAATATATGCAATACCCAAACTAATGTTACTATCCATCTCCAAGAACAAGTAAAGCAGACAGAAATTCCAACAAAGATAAGATCAGCTTAGATGTTGATCAGCTGCCACCTCCAAATAAAAAATCAGGAATTTATTCAACTCCCTCTCTGTTGAGTGCGGTAAGAAAACGAACGAGTAAAAGATATatgaaagaaatgaaaaaaCAAACCCCATCAATTTCATCATTATTATAGATTCCGTAATGGAAGGCCTGGCTCAAATTATTTGCCAAAGCTGCAACATCGTAATCCCTATCTTGGTAATCCTCATCATCACTATCTCTTGCACGATCATGCAGTGTGGTGGGCCTCctggaaaataataaatataacaaCAAGAAGTTTAAGCAGGAAAAAAGACTCGAAAGGAAATGTATAAACAGACCATGCAGCCATATGCTGCATCTGGTCATAATGAAGTTAAACTAGAATGACAAAATTATGGAGGACAAGAGAATGCAATCATgcacatgatttttatgcacATGTTCAAATGAAGGGACACAATTCAAAAGCATTTAGGAGTAGTCACCCGCACGACCATTGGAAGATGTTATCCACTGAATTGCGCTTAAGGAGTTCATTGGTCTGCCAATCAACCCAATCATTATTTTCCTgccatttaaaaaataaatcaaggaACTTTAAACATGTTTATCAGATGAAAGGGAGCTTTTCCAACTGCACCACAATTTTGCCCATATACAAATCAGCATTACAAGCAAACCAACTACCAAGATGATTTGAAGCGGATGATAGCATATGAAGACAGCAGCATGCAAGTTATCTCATGTATCAATGAAAAATGGCTGGATTGACCGAACAGAAAGATGGTCAAAAAAGACCTGCAGAATTGTCTGTATATCACTGTTGTTATTCCCCAAATTAACAAGCTTGTTAGCGATACGGATGAGGTGTCCTATGTTCCCTACCCTGGGTGGTGGTCTACCCTCGGCTGGAATAGTTGGCTGCAGACATATTCAACAAAACTGAATTTAGCTGGCCATCATTGATAACACAACATAAAATGTAGAACTTAGCACAGTTTCATGACAAGACAAAATACGCAAACTTCCAGAAACACTAAAGTTCCAACGTACCATAAGCAAAACAATACCTTGTTTATATCGACAGCCAGAATGAAGTTTTTTTCCACTTCAAGAATCTTCTCAATCAGATTGCAATCACAAAGAATATGTTCGATAAACTGAGGATTTTTGCTTTCCAAGCAAGATGTTATAATGTGTTCTACATGATGATGCAAAAAATTGTTGTACGGATACCTGCAATAATAAGAAATGTGCGCTATAGAGTACTCTTTTTTccacatcaatacataatattagAAGTTGGAAAGGACAAGAACTTACTCGAAAAACAAGCCAAAAATACGTTTCAAAGCGCCAAGGCGCATAAATTCTTTTTCTGCAACTTCACTACCAACAGCCAGTAAAACTGAGATGAATTCAATAATCTGAGAGGCACATGAAAAACAACAATCACATTTAAGTTCCAGAGTTGATCAATTTTCTCACACAGCAATAATTCTGAACATGACCAAAGTGAAGGGAAAAGTTGCATAGTGTAAAAACATGCAAGTATAAAACACatcttttttccaaaaaaatgcGCTAGTTTTCTTCCAAAATAAACTATCCTCAAATAAAGATACTGAAAGTACATGGATTAATAAGAAATAGCATTTGGCATACTTAAATATATTAGTGCTCTTTGGGTAAAGACAGAAGACACCTTTAAACGGCACTTCCCTAGAGGGGGCTGCAAATTGCCATATGTAGTTGGCAAGATATGGGTCTCAGATGAAATATCCAAAAGCTTGAGCAAATCACCTGCCCAATACATCAGTTTATTGTGTTCTTGTCGTTTATCAAAGAAAGAGTTGATtgctataaaaataaaaataaaaattatggcATTTTTACTCACATAATTCTCGCACACTTTAACTGATGTATAAATTCAGAACATATGTTGCTCATGTAGAcaataaatattcatttgttTCTTTAATGTTTTAGATCTCTCGTCCATACTTCTTTTTTCTCCATTTCTCTCTCAAGCTTATCATGAAATGCACGACAAGCAACGATCAGGAAGTTTTGAGCCATCCAAGACAGAGAAAGTACATTTGCAGTaacaaatattaaaaaacaattacttattttattatttgtatAACTGGCAAAAGTGAACAATTCCGATTGCTAGATTGAGCCTGCTTACGTCTTAAAACTTAAACGTGCAATAGAAAGCATGAGGCTCTCAATTATTCATGGCAACAGAAGTAATTTGGCAAATTATTCGACAACAATCAGGACAGATCTTTACTAACTGTACAAGACTCGCCATATCCTTCCAAACATTTGACTAGATAAATTATCTTCCGAGTACAAATTACTGCGGGTACACTCATAAGATATATGTAATAACCATACCTATGTTCTCGAGCATGCCTTCAACAGTCTCAGGACTAGCAGCCATTCCAGATTCATGAGTCATTTGGCTGTTATACATGTAATACATACCAGGTGCTAACCTCTTGGGGTCTAATAGCGACGTACAGACTGATAACAAGTTGACCAACACAGATTTTGGTCTCGAATCATCCAGAGCATGACGAAACAACCTTCCAACAAAACTATTGTAGCAGCCACTTTTCAGTCAAGGTAAGAGAAAGTGGGAAGGTGTGCAAGAAGAAATCTTAAAGAAAAACCCAACCTTGGGCTGGAGATTTTTGAAGCCAGCGCTGGAGGAGCATGTCGAGTTATTGCACAAAGTGTTTCAGCAGCATTAGCATGTACTTCAGGGCAGTCCTGTAAATATATAAAGCAGCTCTAGATATCAGTGTTATGAATGGCAGCCGGCTAGGCTGGAGGCAGCCATCGATCACACTGCCTTTGCCTTAGGCGGTTTTATAGGTGGTCAAAGGTGAGCCAGGGTGGCCGAGGCGGGAGGGTGAGGTAGGAAAAAGTcgacaaaatttttaaaacccTAATTATTAATACATTGTACACTTTCTATTCAAAACATAATAGCCAACCTAATCATTCACATTTAATTTATGCATATATTGtatgattatatataattatatataaaatactaaaaaaaatttaaccgcCTAGACATTGCTGAATGTCTAGGAGTACAATCGAGTCGAGTCACGCCCAAGTAGTGTGCCTAGGCATTGCTGCATGTCTAGGGGTACAACCGAGTCGAGCCCGAGCATCACACTACTCGAGCTAAACtcgaaaaaaattgaaatactCGAGCTCGATTCAATTCGAGTATTTTTTAGCTCAAACTCGACTCGATAACGTATCAAGTTACTCGAGCTCAAAAAActcaatttcaattttttaaagattttaaacaaacccacacacacacacacacacacacatatatatatatatattgaccaGACTCACTAACTATTCGAGCTCAAGTCGATTATGAGCTCGAGCTACTCGAACTCGGTTTACTACTCGAACTCGACTCGTTTGCAGCCCTAGGCATGCCTAGACGGTAGGCGGTCATTGACCTCCCCGCCACCGCCATTGACATCATTGCTAGATATTAAAAAGAATGATAAAAATGCATGCTCTCAAAACTTCCAGGAAATGCAAGAACCGAATTGTTTCTGAATGGGCTTAACATCGTTTATGCCTTGAAGAAGTAAAATTTCATTTCCAAATGGCATTACCTCTGGAACTTAATCTAGCTTGGCATCATGACCATAACAATGTTACAGTATTGGCTGGTTAAAAAAGAAAGATGCAACTTCAATGAAAACATAGGCAGCACATGCACAGCCCGAAGACTTGCAGAGTGTGCATAGTCTTCCCCAGAATTAGGACCAATTGGCAAAAACACAAAAGCAGCAATAAACTTAGTGAATAAAAGAAGCAACAAAGGCTTGAGGAAGGAAAAAAATGGAACCGTTAAGCAAGATCGTACGTGCCTAAGGTAACTTACCGATGAACTGAATTTATCAACAATCATCTCCAGCACATTCATATTTTCCAACCACTGGACAGAGTCCGCATAATTGGCATAAATATGCTCGTCAGCGCCAATCAAACGAATTAACACCTGTTGGACAGAGAACTACTAAAATTTTCGCTCCAAGATGCCATCCACCATAATCTGAAGAGGGGATGAACAACAAACCTCCATAACAGATGTTATTCCAATGTGGTCTACAAGTTTGTTGACGATATCATGATGAGCCTGTCCAAGCATTAGACAAGCATATAACCTCCTTGACAGTAAACGCCAAAATGACAAGCAAGCAATACAATAAATATCCAACTATTAAAACCAAAGATTTCCGAGGTCGAACTTCGTGCATTTATAAAAACCACAAGTACCAATTTACTTCCCCCTAAAATGTCTAGCACTGAAAGAACCATCTTTGTAGTTCTTTAATAAGCATCCGACTTGAATCGTTGCTACACTTATTAAGCAGTCAAATTCTTTGATCTTATCGTGATTAAGTATAATATGTAATCGAGTGATTTAACTAACAATATCAAACACAAGACTAGTGCCAAAAAGTATGATGGCCAGTCAAATTACATGCTGACCAAGTATTTGAATCCTAGAAACAAAAACACTACTAAGTCAAAGTCCACAAACCAAGTATCAAGCACACATAAGTTGCAATAAGTCAATAACTAGAAAGTAGCAAAATAGCAAACAGATCACTGTAATGTAGTGGCTTACTTGGATATAATTCATCAAAGGAGTTGTCTTCCGTAGCAAGAGGCAAATGACAACCTAGAGCATATAAATCCAAATTCCAAACATCAAATTACACCAGC includes:
- the LOC142521721 gene encoding uncharacterized protein LOC142521721 — translated: MFWHMAGFSAVSPVEAILDKENVTLEELLDEDEIIQECKALNVRLINFLRERTQVKKLIQYIVEDASEDADKEWTFKFPFVACEIFTCEVDIILNALVEDEELMDLLFSFLDSGRPHSTLLAGYFSKVVICLLLRKTTPLMNYIQAHHDIVNKLVDHIGITSVMEVLIRLIGADEHIYANYADSVQWLENMNVLEMIVDKFSSSDCPEVHANAAETLCAITRHAPPALASKISSPSFVGRLFRHALDDSRPKSVLVNLLSVCTSLLDPKRLAPGMYYMYNSQMTHESGMAASPETVEGMLENIGDLLKLLDISSETHILPTTYGNLQPPLGKCRLKIIEFISVLLAVGSEVAEKEFMRLGALKRIFGLFFEYPYNNFLHHHVEHIITSCLESKNPQFIEHILCDCNLIEKILEVEKNFILAVDINKPTIPAEGRPPPRVGNIGHLIRIANKLVNLGNNNSDIQTILQENNDWVDWQTNELLKRNSVDNIFQWSCGRPTTLHDRARDSDDEDYQDRDYDVAALANNLSQAFHYGIYNNDEIDGAHGSFERDDEDVYFDDESAEVVISSLRLGNDRESGSIFTNSNWFAFEDKRIDHDYSTSSIASTSPNIEGHEAVNVRADDDIMLEEHKDLTDMVTSEPPEIKPTLDESDLKETTSIGFNSIHERAECRGSSNSVDSLQPTKSADTSDLSQCSLPNGDLQEELQAQSANDRADEKDVSQSPVDGLVHICKTDGGGSPDSKNIDSDANSSQSGVIAEGHKPLEK